Proteins co-encoded in one Aspergillus fumigatus Af293 chromosome 6, whole genome shotgun sequence genomic window:
- a CDS encoding DUF3591 domain-containing protein, protein MPHATGPGPVEPEDADFDNVMRQMNGPFGEGGMSFDFLTRELEPGEKADDAIDYEDIDDDDLPEEEERTGGLATEDVAAVADDEQKGLFEAEDDLFGDREDQQAPGGDELDDLFGEGPSSPGPAQMDTTRDLFFEEEETKPPVPVKPAETLAPEPEPMTIDEDEDEPFEDDGTVTPTADDMDPAALRAWKLQQALFAMSAYGPDNPPAPPENVEELLHSLFPKFDRKALPRFLELIPHKKAFFLGKQPPKPPKPVLPSKLHIELSQDQERIFKAGGQSHKRSLDSEHLGIVTITEATQEEPIEPSDEADHDTDTDEVLPGGVTLQDLRVVCSNWDIKDDISVMDIDEEPAKDAVESADEEDWLAETTRPAKKRKLGRDPMDVIALSHIDLPLLDDPEQATMRIAKKVTIDMNDPFILLDERGPEAVAPKPKALGHLNREEMDVNVTRRLTSRYNISNDQAYDMLKQNHQNKIRSTLGNVTLEHSMPALRLQWPYYKTELAKAEARSFHRPALSFRPGQTCWFKNPAYIKRKHQKGKDAKTLYDSTKALSMADNSNVLLVEYSEESPLMLSNFGMSNRFINYYRRKNMEDSTRPKAEIGETVVLLPQDKSPFSIFGHVDPGEITPTISNSMYRAPLFQHQPRSTDFLVVRSSTGAGGSDYYLRNIEHLYVAGQQFPSVDVPGPHSRKVTTVAKNRMKMLVYRLLKKSPDMRLSISDVTAHIPGTSDMQNRQKVKDFLQHDKDSKYWVPLEPVPESDTIRSWVQPEDVCLLEAMQVGQQHLHDTGYGIDAETGGDEDEDGEGESFEQQMAPWKATRNFLLASQGKAMLKLHGEGDPTGRGEGFSFIKTSMKGGFKAIGESVEDKLDAQRLKELGGHSYNVARQQKSYETSIRRIWDAQKASLSSTVEHSDDESDMDREMEEDFSKPTPHSEAPTPAPNRRDDETTSQFSKMSMADQKGKVLRIVRQFKDERGEIVQKETTVWDPRVIRHYIQHRHKMEALTTKLESLQPTGDPEIDARNKKLLENELSRLNRNKERRFAREKQKGALKSSTGDSPADGVKAAGTQRKCANCGQVGHIKTNKKLCPLLNGTMKPEDRVSDSAFAMGAPPAI, encoded by the exons ATGCCTCATGCAACGGGGCCGGGCCCCGTCGAGCCCGAAGATGCGGACTTTGACAATGTGATGCGCCAGATGAACGGGCCTTTCGGCGAAGGTGGCATGTCATTCGATTTCTTGACGAGAGAGTTGGAGCCTGGCGAAAAGGCAGACGACGCCATCGATTACGAAGAcatcgacgacgatgaccttcccgaagaagaagaacgaaCAGGCGGACTTGCCACAGAGGACGTGGCGGCAGTTGCGGACGATGAGCAGAAGGGGTTGTTCGAAGCAGAGGATGACCTCTTCGGGGATCGCGAGGACCAACAGGCGCCGGGGGGCGATGAGCTTGACGACCTCTTTGGCGAGGGACCGTCCTCGCCTGGACCAGCGCAGATGGATACCACTCGAGATTTGTTcttcgaggaagaggagaccaAGCCACCGGTCCCAGTCAAGCCTGCTGAAACGCTCGCGCCGGAACCAGAGCCGATGACGAtagacgaggatgaagacgaaccCTTTGAGGACGACGGGACGGTAACTCCTACTGCGGATGACATGGATCCTGCGGCTCTTCGAGCGTGGAAACTCCAGCAAGCCCTGTTTGCTATGTCGGCATATGGCCCAGATAACCCACCGGCACCTCCGGAGAACGTGGAGGAACTATTACACTCATTGTTCCCCAAGTTCGATCGCAAAGCTCTCCCTCGCTTTCTCGAACTCATCCCGCACAAGAAGGCTTTCTTCCTCGGCAAGCAGCCGCCGAAACCCCCGAAGCCCGTTCTACCGAGCAAACTTCATATCGAACTGTCACAAGATCAGGAGAGAATCTTTAAGGCGGGAGGTCAGTCGCATAAGCGATCACTGGATTCGGAGCATCTAGGAATagtcaccatcaccgaggCTACGCAGGAGGAGCCGATTGAACCCAGCGACGAGGCTGACCACGACACCGATACTGACGAAGTCCTGCCTGGTGGCGTCACACTGCAGGATCTCCGTGTCGTATGCTCTAACTGGGATATCAAGGATGATATCTCCGTCATGGACATTGACGAAGAGCCTGCCAAGGACGCTGTGGAGTctgctgatgaggaggactGGCTTGCGGAGACCACCCGTCCAGCAAAGAAGCGCAAGCTCGGAAGAGATCCCATGGACGTTATTGCGCTCTCCCACATCGACCTGCCTCTGCTCGACGACCCTGAGCAAGCTACCATGCGGATCGCTAAGAAGGTGACAATCGACATGAACGACCCAttcatcctcctcgatgAGCGCGGCCCCGAGGCCGTTGCCCCGAAACCGAAGGCTCTGGGCCATCTCAATCGGGAAGAAATGGATGTCAATGTCACCCGCCGTCTAACATCACGCTACAACATTTCCAACGATCAGGCATATGATATGCTCAAGCAGAATCATCAGAACAAAATTCGCAGCACGCTTGGCAATGTCACTCTCGAGCACAGTATGCCCGCCCTTCGTTTGCAGTGGCCCTACTACAAGACCGAGCTGGCCAAAGCTGAAGCCAGATCTTTCCACCGTCCGGCCTTGTCCTTCCGGCCTGGTCAGACCTGTTGGTTCAAAAATCCCGCGTACATCAAGCGCAAGCATCAAAAGGGCAAGGACGCCAAGACTCTGTACGACTCGACCAAGGCTTTGTCTATGGCCGACAACTCCAACGTGCTGCTGGTAGAGTACTCCGAAGAGAGTCCCCTGATGCTCTCCAATTTTGGCATGTCCAATCGATTCATCAACTACTATCGCAGAAAGAACATGGAGGACTCAACCCGTCCAAAAGCCGAGATAGGCGAGACGGTCGTTCTCCTCCCTCAGGACAAGAGtcccttctccatctttggTCACGTTGATCCCGGAGAGATCACACCGACTATCTCCAACTCCATGTATCGTGCACCTCTTTTCCAGCACCAGCCAAGATCTACAGATTTCCTTGTTGTACGCAGCAGCACCGGCGCCGGTGGTAGTGACTACTATCTGCGGAACATTGAGCATCTCTACGTCGCGGGACAGCAGTTCCCCTCCGTTGATGTCCCTGGCCCTCACTCGCGAAAGGTCACCACTGTTGCAAAGAATCGCATGAAGATGCTCGTGTATCGACTGCTCAAAAAGAGTCCGGACATGAGGCTATCCATAAGCGATGTCACTGCCCATATACCAGGCACAAGCGACATGCAGAACCGTCAGAAAGTGAAGGACTTTCTTCAGCACGACAAGGACTCAAAGTACTGGGTGCCCTTGGAGCCAGTCCCCGAGTCTGATACAATCCGCTCATGGGTCCAACCGGAGGATGTGTGTCTCCTTGAAGCCATGCAGGTCGGCCAGCAGCACCTCCATGATACGGGCTACGGAATTGACGCGGAGACTGGAggtgacgaggatgaggacggcGAAGGCGAAAGCTTTGAGCAGCAGATGGCGCCCTGGAAAGCAACTCGCAACTTTCTCTTGGCGTCTCAGGGCAAGGCAATGCTGAAACTCCATGGAGAAGGTGATCCTACCGGCCGTGGCGAAGGTTTCAGTTTCATTAAGACCTCCATGAAGGGAGGGTTCAAGGCCATTGGGGAGAGCGTTGAAGACAAGTTGGATGCCCAGCGATTGAAGGAGCTGGGCGGTCACAGCTACAATGTCGCAAGACAGCAAAAGTCGTATGAGACATCCATCCGCCGAATCTGGGACGCGCAAAAAGCCAGTCTGTCCTCAACTGTGGAGCACTCCGACGACGAAAGCGACATGGATCGCgaaatggaagaggatttCAGCAAACCCACACCTCACTCGGAAGCTCCGACCCCAGCGCCCAATCGTCGCGATGACGAAACAACCAGTCAGTTTAGCAAGATGAGCATGGCAGACCAAAAGGGCAAGGTCCTGCGTATCGTTCGGCAGTTCAAGGATGAAAGGGGCGAAATCGTCCAGAAGGAGACGACAGTGTGGGATCCGCGTGTCATTCGACACTACATTCAGCATCGTCATAAGATGGAAGCTCTGACCACCAA ACTCGAATCCCTCCAACCAACTGGTGACCCCGAGATCGATGCTCGCAACAAGAAGCT CCTCGAAAACGAACTCAGCCGTCTCAACCGCAACAAGGAACGCCGTTTCGCGCGCGAGAAGCAAAAGGGCGCCCTCAAGTCCTCAACAGGCGATTCCCCGGCCGATGGCGTCAAGGCAGCAGGAACCCAGCGCAAATGCGCCAACTGCGGCCAAGTCGGTCATATCAAGACCAACAAGAA GCTCTGTCCCTTGCTGAACGGGACTATGAAACCCGAAGATCGCGTCAGTGACTCTGCCTTCGCCATGGGTGCTCCACCTGCTATCTGA
- a CDS encoding serine/threonine-protein kinase, whose protein sequence is MAYQSSSEGADGCQAINDAVEVGVSPCLSSHDQRVSEEASPPSTAEQISRGSISARLKRNSSKLLSLLGLRNPSNAGKTQLREEDISIPQTNPAVSSQSSGSYATKDLYSCRSTQSRECPCVGPAEILAQSSSSTLLDSSKGRVHTCEKFAEGIDCQPRLLRTDVVESTHLSTFDTRRTSSTSALLTDIVAYKLSTAFGYSTVIRRSHLRSRPNISAVHFVSPQQPLNKQGDGADDARHSDDPSTSPSDSGSPMSTNSTPPTSEEPSSFAEGWKQPSPTAAQQHQRLSLPDQGPPGTLTPIQESPNVTPSIYTVETAANAKILFETYFNTVFHTGDPRLERRIELERCMHKSPLAPEEKARARKNWLDQETEHLRQYRLLKSRPHRARRNETVALAGYEVVKVLGRGSFGVVRLVKEKRLKDGSGYRISEGSSSSFRNDRFTSLRSAISGAERDHRRPLTSETKGVFAMKVIRKSVMIRNCQEGHLRAERDFLVASAKSRWVVPLIASFQDHNYLYLIMDYMVGGDFLGLLMRRNILPEHFTRWYAAEMILCIEEAHKLRWIHRDVKPDNFLISASGHMKISDFGLAFDGHWAHDQAYYNHHRYSLLEKLGIQIDGDGEDREERKSQGASKNHNELKPDRNPPSVNVLDWRDNNQRRRFARSIVGTSQYMAPEIIRGEAYDGRCDWWSVGIIIYECLYGFTPFASMDRQETKWKIHLRESVHGLTVSKHHVQTLFFPAERPADLMVSTEAIDLINRLLQDKEYRLSSSKYKVNESLALPTNQRRSNRFDDSSIQNYQGFYVYADDAGDIKAHPFFHGINWRTHHLTEPPFTPKVDGWEDTRYFDDNEDSLDNDDVSLTSEDNQGQGEVDGGHAHEPGLERVQSQQKGCQPDQKDSPDLAKKNKHRKKDKHKRRRPRDKLLRDPRVGKTVLDIRKRGAFLGYTYRRPNAVALALVPERGRSMFRRGQLPELYGY, encoded by the exons ATGGCCTACCAGTCCAGTTCAGAGGGAGCTGATGGCTGTCAAGCGATTAACGACGCCGTCGAAGTTGGTGTCAGTCCTTGTCTGTCTTCGCATGATCAGAGAGTCTCCGAAGAGGCATCCCCTCCTTCAACAGCTGAGCAAATCAGCAGAGGTAGCATCAGCGCGCGTCTCAAGCGCAACAGTTCCAAGCTCCTATCGTTATTAGGTCTTCGCAATCCATCCAACG CTGGAAAAACTCAGCTCAGGGAAGAGGATATTTCCATCCCTCAAACGAATCCTGCTGTATCTTCTCAATCTTCTGGTTCATACGCAACGAAAGACCTTTATAGTTGCCGCAGCACACAATCTAGGGAGTGTCCTTGCGTTGGTCCTGCGGAAATTTTAGCCCAAAGTAGCTCCAGCACTTTGCTCGACTCATCCAAAGGCCGGGTCCATACATGCGAGAAATTTGCAGAAGGCATAGACTGTCAACCGCGCCTTCTGCGGACTGATGTTGTCGAGTCGACCCATCTTTCCACCTTTGATACTCGTCGCACCAGCTCAACTTCGGCCCTCTTGACTGATATCGTCGCATACAAGCTCTCAACCGCATTTGGATATTCGACTGTCATCCGCCGCTCACATCTGCGATCACGACCGAATATTTCAGCTGTTCACTTCGTGTCTCCGCAACAGCCTCTCAACAAGCAAGGTGATGGCGCCGACGATGCCCGGCATAGCGACGATCCGTCAACTTCTCCCAGTGACAGCGGCTCACCCATGAGCACAAACTCGACTCCTCCAACTTCCGAAGAACCGTCTTCATTTGCAGAGGGTTGGAAACAACCGTCGCCGACCGCagctcagcaacatcagcGCCTATCCCTTCCTGACCAGGGACCTCCCGGAACCCTGACTCCGATTCAGGAGTCGCCGAACGTTACACCATCTATTTACACGGTGGAGACGGCTGCAAACGCAAAGATATTGTTCGAAACATACTTCAATACCGTCTTTCACACCGGGGATCCGCGCTTGGAACGTCGAATCGAGCTCGAAAGATGCATGCATAAATCCCCACTCGctccagaggagaaggctagAGCAAGAAAAAATTGGCTTGATCAGGAAACAGAACATCTACGTCAATACCGTCTACTGAAGTCTCGCCCTCACCGCGCCCGCCGCAATGAGACAGTTGCTCTGGCTGGCTACGAAGTGGTGAAAGTTCTTGGTCGAGGAAGCTTTGGCGTGGTCCGTCTGGTAAAGGAGAAAAGACTCAAAGATGGTTCGGGTTATCGCATTAGCGAAggttcatcatcttccttcagAAATGATCGGTTTACTTCCCTGCGGTCAGCTATTAGTGGAGCGGAGCGTGATCATCGACGTCCCCTGACCAGCGAAACGAAAGGCGTATTTGCCATGAAAGTAATACGGAAGTCAGTGATGATACGCAACTGTCAAGAGGGTCATTTGCGTGCGGAGAGAGATTTCCTCGTTGCTTCTGCGAAATCTCGCTGGGTAGTTCCCTTGATCGCAAGCTTCCAGGACCACAATTACCTGTACCTGATAATGGACTACATGGTGGGCGGGGATTTCCTTGGCCTCTTGATGCGAAGAAACATTCTGCCAGAGCACTTCACGAGGTGGTATGCTGCCGAAATGATACTCTGTATCGAGGAGGCTCACAAACTTCGATGGATTCACCGGGATGTCAAGCCAGACAACTTCTTGATCTCAGCCTCTGGTCATATGAAAATCTCTGACTTTGGCCTGGCTTTCGACGGTCACTGGGCGCATGATCAAGCCTACTACAACCACCACCGGTACTCCTTACTTGAAAAGCTCGGCATTCAGATTGACGGTGACGGAGAAGACAGGGAGGAACGCAAGTCACAAGGTGCTTCAAAGAATCACAATGAGCTCAAACCCGACCGGAATCCACCATCTGTCAATGTATTAGACTGGCGTGACAATAACCAGAGGCGCAGATTTGCCCGTAGCATCGTTGGCACCAGCCAGTATATGGCCCCAGAAATCATCCGAGGAGAAGCGTACGACGGGCGATGTGACTGGTGGAGTGTAGGCATCATAATATACGAG TGCCTCTATGGATTCACCCCGTTCGCCTCCATGGACCGGCAAGAGACCAAGTGGAAGATCCAT CTAAGGGAGAGCGTCCATGGGCTGACAGTTAGCAAGCACCATGTGCAAACCTTGTTTTTCCCTGCTGAGAGGCCTGCCGATCTGATGGTGTCCACGGAGGCAATCGACCTCATCAATCGGCTACTCCAGGATAAGGAGTACCGCTTATCCTCAAGCAAGTATAAAGTCAATGAATCATTGGCCTTGCCGACCAACCAGCGGCGTTCCAACCGTTTTGATGACAGCAGCATCCAGAACTACCAAGGCTTCTACGTATACGCGGATGATGCCGGGGACATTAAGGCACATCCCTTTTTCCATGGTATCAACTGGCGTACACATCATCTGACCGAACCGCCGTTCACTCCCAAAGTAGATGGCTGGGAAGATACTCGCTATTtcgatgacaatgaagacTCCTTGGACAACGATGATGTTTCACTTACGTCGGAGGACAATCAAGGGCAAGGTGAGGTCGATGGAGGTCATGCACACGAACCAGGTCTCGAAAGGGTGCAATCGCAACAGAAAGGCTGTCAGCCAGACCAGAAGGACAGTCCTGATCttgcaaagaagaacaaacaCCGTAAGAAGGACAAACACAAGCGGAGACGACCACGAGACAAGTTATTGCGTGACCCAAGAGTGGGTAAGACAGTCCTCGACATTCGCAAGCGAGGTGCATTTCTAGGCTACACATACCGGCGGCCAAATGCAGTTGCATTGGCACTGGTGCCTGAACGGGGGCGATCGATGTTTAGGCGGGGACAATTGCCAGAATTATATGGATATTGA